A part of Rhodamnia argentea isolate NSW1041297 chromosome 8, ASM2092103v1, whole genome shotgun sequence genomic DNA contains:
- the LOC115752895 gene encoding phosphatidylinositol 3,4,5-trisphosphate 3-phosphatase and protein-tyrosine-phosphatase PTEN1: protein MGLKFSKQSHGRAENVTLTHAHQQVINYLITNFFVRNLVSKKRRRLLVGGYDLDMSYITDRVLAMSFPAERMRAVYRNPLWQVKSVLDMRHQGHYKIYNLCIEEAYDPLHFYGRVETYPFDDNHVPPLQMVKQFCESVHTWLSRDPKNVAVVHCMAGKGRTGLMVCTYLVYIGLSAEEALQLYAQKRTTNNEGVSIPSQRRYVGYWDNSLVFPKGVGAGPPNVNLPHPCTRALRRIRLYDTVNTESIFFVISELQEIPNQPYRPSMEVTKGCCRQIKKGFQRNNSPRYYLSFDRGENVGESESEEPHVVVQMDTESPVLYQKTCLDYYFDKPLHVTGDVRVIFYQKMKGGRLFYACFNTAFIRKSLLQFSLRDLDKVASKGRSICGNAFCLELLFGPANAKSPLLPLSDDDLSD from the exons ATGGGGCTGAAGTTTTCGAAGCAGAGCCATGGGAGGGCCGAGAATGTGACCTTAACTCATGCCCACCAGCAAGTGATAAACTATCTTATCACAAACTTCTTTGTACGTAACTTGGTGTCTAAGAAAAGAAGGCGACTACTTGTTGGAGGCTATGATCTTGACATGTCATACATTACCGATCGCGTATTGGCAATGTCGTTCCCTGCAGAACGTATGCGAGCGGTGTACCGAAATCCTCTCTGGCAGGTTAAGTCAGTGCTGGACATGAGACACCAGGGACACTACAAG ATCTATAACCTTTGCATTGAAGAAGCTTATGATCCGTTGCATTTTTATGGTCGTGTGGAGACATATCCTTTCGACGACAACCATGTTCCCCCACTTCAAATGGTCAAACAGTTCTGCGAGAGTGTGCATACATGGCTATCTCGTGATCCAAAAAATGTTGCGGTGGTGCATTGCATG GCAGGTAAGGGTCGGACAGGGTTAATGGTGTGCACCTACCTTGTTTATATTGGTCTGTCTGCTGAGGAAGCTCTTCAGCTGTACGCGCAAAAACGAACGACCAACAATGAAGGA GTATCAATACCTAGCCAGCGTAGATATGTTGGTTACTGGGATAACTCACTCGTGTTTCCCAAAGGAGTCGGTGCTGGACCTCCCAACGTGAACTTGCCTCATCCATGTACTAGGGCATTGCGGCGAATCAGACTCTATGACACTGTCAACACCGAATCAATTTTCTTTGTAATTTCGGAGCTACAAGAG ATACCTAATCAGCCATACCGGCCATCTATGGAAGTTACCAAGGGTTGCTGCCGGCAGATAAAGAAAGGATTTCAAAGAAACAATAGCCCTCGGTATTATCTTTCCTTCGATAGAGGCGAGAACGTAGGGGAATCAGAGTCTGAGGAGCCTCATGTCGTAGTCCAAATGGACACCGAAAGCCCCGTACTATATCAAAAGACCTGTCTTGACTATTATTTCGATAAGCCCTTACAT GTCACCGGTGATGTTAGGGTCATATTCTAccagaaaatgaaaggagggCGTCTCTTCTATGCCTGCTTCAATACTGCTTTCATCAGGAAGAGCTTGCTCCAG TTCTCTTTGCGAGATTTGGACAAAGTTGCAAGCAAAGGCAGATCGATATGTGGCAATGCCTTTTGCCTGGAGTTGCTCTTTGGTCCTGCAAATGCCAAGTCCCCGTTGCTGCCTCTGAGCGATGATGATTTAAGTGACTGA